A section of the Streptomyces sp. CG1 genome encodes:
- the secE gene encoding preprotein translocase subunit SecE, with protein MTDAVGSIDTPDAQDEALESKKKARKSGKRAKKGPLKRLATFYRQIIAELRKVVWPTRNQLTSYTTVVIFFVAIMIALVTVIDYGLNHAAKYVFG; from the coding sequence GGACGCCGTGGGCTCCATCGACACGCCTGATGCCCAGGACGAGGCGCTCGAGTCCAAGAAGAAGGCCCGCAAGAGTGGTAAGCGCGCCAAGAAGGGCCCGCTGAAGCGCCTTGCCACCTTCTACCGCCAGATCATCGCGGAGCTCCGCAAGGTCGTCTGGCCGACGCGTAACCAGCTGACGTCGTACACCACCGTGGTGATCTTCTTCGTCGCCATCATGATCGCGCTGGTGACCGTGATTGACTATGGGCTCAACCACGCGGCCAAGTACGTCTTCGGCTGA
- the nusG gene encoding transcription termination/antitermination protein NusG, whose translation MSDPNLNDDATEPRGTAAEMVDDELDIVEGADEQDEFEAAEAEAGEPAEEAALHVEDEDEDEGEEAAEEAVAEAAEEEPAEPVDPVAALREELRTLPGEWYVIHTYAGYENRVKTNLEQRAVSLNVEDYIFQAEVPQEEVVQIKNGDRKTIKQNKLPGYVLVRMDLTNESWGVVRNTPGVTGFVGNAYDPYPLTLDEIVKMLAPEAEEKAAREAAEAEGKPAPQRKVEVQVLDFEVGDSVTVTDGPFATLQATINEINPDSKKVKGLVEIFGRETPVELSFDQIQKN comes from the coding sequence GTGTCTGATCCGAACCTGAACGACGACGCCACCGAGCCTCGCGGGACCGCCGCCGAGATGGTGGACGACGAGCTCGACATCGTCGAGGGCGCGGACGAGCAGGACGAGTTCGAGGCTGCCGAGGCCGAGGCGGGGGAGCCGGCCGAAGAGGCGGCCCTGCATGTCGAGGACGAAGACGAGGACGAGGGCGAAGAGGCTGCCGAGGAGGCCGTCGCCGAGGCCGCCGAGGAAGAGCCGGCCGAGCCCGTCGACCCCGTCGCGGCCCTGCGCGAGGAACTGCGCACCCTGCCCGGCGAGTGGTACGTCATCCACACCTACGCCGGTTACGAGAACCGCGTGAAGACCAACCTGGAGCAGCGCGCCGTCTCGCTGAACGTCGAGGACTACATCTTCCAGGCCGAGGTGCCGCAGGAAGAGGTCGTCCAGATCAAGAACGGCGACCGCAAGACGATCAAGCAGAACAAGCTGCCGGGTTACGTCCTGGTCCGCATGGACCTGACCAACGAGTCCTGGGGCGTCGTCCGCAACACCCCGGGTGTCACCGGCTTCGTCGGCAACGCCTACGACCCGTACCCGCTGACCCTGGACGAGATCGTCAAGATGCTCGCCCCGGAGGCCGAGGAGAAGGCCGCCCGTGAGGCCGCCGAGGCCGAGGGCAAGCCCGCCCCGCAGCGCAAGGTCGAGGTCCAGGTGCTGGACTTCGAGGTCGGCGACTCGGTCACCGTCACCGACGGTCCGTTCGCCACGCTGCAGGCGACCATCAACGAGATCAACCCCGACTCGAAGAAGGTCAAGGGCCTGGTGGAGATCTTCGGCCGCGAGACGCCGGTCGAGCTGTCCTTCGACCAGATCCAGAAGAACTGA
- the rplK gene encoding 50S ribosomal protein L11, translating into MPPKKKKVTGLIKLQIQAGAANPAPPVGPALGQHGVNIMEFCKAYNAATESQRGWVIPVEITVYEDRSFTFVTKTPPAAKMILKAAGVEKGSGEPHKTKVAKITEAQVREIAQTKMPDLNANDLDAAAKIIAGTARSMGVTVEG; encoded by the coding sequence ATGCCTCCCAAGAAGAAGAAGGTCACGGGGCTCATCAAGCTCCAGATCCAGGCCGGTGCCGCCAACCCGGCCCCGCCGGTCGGCCCGGCGCTGGGTCAGCACGGCGTCAACATCATGGAGTTCTGCAAGGCCTACAACGCCGCGACCGAGTCGCAGCGCGGTTGGGTCATCCCGGTGGAGATCACGGTCTACGAGGACCGTTCCTTCACCTTCGTCACCAAGACGCCGCCGGCCGCGAAGATGATCCTCAAGGCCGCGGGCGTCGAGAAGGGCTCCGGCGAGCCGCACAAGACCAAGGTCGCCAAGATCACCGAGGCGCAGGTCCGCGAGATCGCCCAGACCAAGATGCCCGACCTCAACGCGAACGACCTGGACGCGGCCGCGAAGATCATCGCCGGCACCGCGCGCTCCATGGGCGTCACGGTCGAGGGCTGA
- the rplA gene encoding 50S ribosomal protein L1: protein MSKRSKALRAADAKVDREKLYAPLEAVRLAKETSTTKFDGTVEVAFRLGVDPRKADQMVRGTVNLPHGTGKTARVLVFATGDRAEAARAAGADIVGADELIDEVAKGRLDFDAVVATPDLMGKVGRLGRVLGPRGLMPNPKTGTVTPDTAKAVTEIKGGKIEFRVDKHSNLHFIIGKASFDDAKLVENYGAALEEILRLKPSAAKGRYIKKAAITTTMGPGIPVDPNRTRNLLAEEDPAAV, encoded by the coding sequence GTGAGCAAGCGCAGCAAGGCTCTCCGCGCTGCGGACGCCAAGGTCGACCGGGAGAAGCTGTACGCCCCGCTCGAGGCCGTCCGTCTCGCCAAGGAGACCTCCACGACCAAGTTCGACGGCACCGTCGAGGTCGCCTTCCGTCTGGGTGTCGACCCGCGCAAGGCCGACCAGATGGTCCGTGGCACCGTGAACCTTCCGCACGGCACCGGTAAGACCGCCCGGGTCCTGGTCTTCGCGACCGGTGACCGTGCCGAGGCCGCGCGTGCCGCGGGCGCCGACATCGTCGGCGCCGACGAGCTGATCGACGAGGTGGCGAAGGGCCGTCTGGACTTCGACGCCGTCGTCGCCACCCCGGACCTCATGGGCAAGGTCGGCCGCCTCGGCCGCGTCCTCGGCCCGCGTGGTCTGATGCCGAACCCGAAGACCGGCACCGTGACCCCGGACACCGCCAAGGCCGTGACCGAGATCAAGGGCGGCAAGATCGAGTTCCGCGTCGACAAGCACTCGAACCTGCACTTCATCATCGGCAAGGCGTCCTTCGACGACGCCAAGCTGGTGGAGAACTACGGCGCCGCGCTGGAGGAGATCCTCCGTCTGAAGCCGTCCGCCGCCAAGGGTCGCTACATCAAGAAGGCCGCCATCACCACCACGATGGGCCCCGGCATCCCGGTCGACCCGAACCGCACCCGCAACCTCCTCGCCGAGGAGGACCCGGCCGCCGTCTGA
- the rplJ gene encoding 50S ribosomal protein L10 has protein sequence MARPDKAAAVAELTDKFRNSNAAVLTEYRGLTVAQLKTLRRSLGENAQYAVVKNTLTKIAANEAGITLDDQLFAGPTAVAFVTGDPVESAKGLRDFAKENPNLVIKGGVLDGKALSADEIKKLADLESREVLLSKLAGAFKAKQSQAASVFQALPSKLVRTVDALRAKQAEQGGAE, from the coding sequence ATGGCGAGGCCCGACAAGGCTGCCGCGGTTGCCGAGCTGACGGACAAGTTCCGCAACTCGAACGCCGCCGTGCTGACCGAGTACCGCGGTCTTACCGTGGCGCAGCTCAAGACGCTGCGCCGTTCTCTCGGTGAGAACGCCCAGTACGCCGTGGTGAAGAACACGCTGACCAAGATTGCGGCCAACGAGGCCGGGATCACGCTGGACGACCAGCTCTTCGCTGGTCCGACGGCCGTCGCCTTCGTCACCGGTGACCCGGTGGAGTCGGCGAAGGGTCTCCGTGACTTCGCCAAGGAAAACCCGAATCTCGTCATCAAGGGCGGTGTCCTTGACGGCAAGGCGCTGTCCGCCGACGAGATCAAGAAGCTTGCGGACCTCGAGTCCCGCGAGGTTCTGCTCAGCAAGCTGGCCGGTGCCTTCAAGGCGAAGCAGTCCCAGGCTGCCTCCGTCTTCCAGGCGCTGCCGTCGAAGCTCGTCCGCACCGTGGACGCGCTGCGCGCCAAGCAGGCCGAGCAGGGCGGTGCCGAGTAA
- the rplL gene encoding 50S ribosomal protein L7/L12, with protein sequence MAKLTQDELLAQFEEMTLIELSEFVKAFEEKFDVTAAAAAPVVVAGGAAGGAAAEAEEEKDEFDVILTGAGEKKIQVIKVVRELTSLGLKEAKDLVDGTPKPVLEKVNKEAADKAAEALKGAGASVEVK encoded by the coding sequence ATGGCGAAGCTCACCCAGGACGAGCTGCTTGCCCAGTTCGAGGAGATGACCCTCATCGAGCTCTCCGAGTTCGTGAAGGCCTTCGAGGAGAAGTTCGACGTCACCGCCGCCGCTGCCGCGCCGGTCGTCGTCGCCGGTGGTGCCGCTGGTGGCGCCGCTGCCGAGGCCGAGGAGGAGAAGGACGAGTTCGACGTCATCCTCACCGGCGCCGGCGAGAAGAAGATCCAGGTCATCAAGGTCGTGCGTGAGCTGACCTCCCTGGGTCTGAAGGAGGCCAAGGACCTCGTCGACGGCACCCCGAAGCCGGTCCTCGAGAAGGTCAACAAGGAAGCCGCCGACAAGGCTGCCGAGGCCCTCAAGGGCGCCGGTGCCTCCGTCGAGGTCAAGTAA
- the rpoB gene encoding DNA-directed RNA polymerase subunit beta has translation MAASRNASTANTNNGASTAPLRISFAKIKEPLEVPNLLALQTESFDWLLGNTAWQSRVEEALENGQDVPTKSGLEEIFEEISPIEDFSGSMSLTFRDHRFEPPKNSIDECKERDFTYAAPLFVTAEFTNNETGEIKSQTVFMGDFPLMTNKGTFVINGTERVVVSQLVRSPGVYFDSTIDKTSDKDIFSAKIIPSRGAWLEMEIDKRDMVGVRIDRKRKQSVTVLLKALGWTTEQILEEFGEYESMRATLEKDHTQGQDDALLDIYRKLRPGEPPTREAAQTLLENLYFNPKRYDLAKVGRYKVNKKLGADEPLDAGVLTTDDVIATIKYLVKLHAGETETTGESGRTIMVETDDIDHFGNRRIRSVGELIQNQVRTGLARMERVVRERMTTQDVEAITPQTLINIRPVVASIKEFFGTSQLSQFMDQNNPLSGLTHKRRLNALGPGGLSRERAGFEVRDVHPSHYGRMCPIETPEGPNIGLIGSLASYGRVNAFGFIETPYRKVDEHGVVTDEVDYLTADEEDRFVIAQANAPLTDELRFAEARVLVRRRGGEVDYVAPEDVDYMDVSPRQMVSVATAMIPFLEHDDANRALMGANMMRQAVPLIKSEAPLVGTGMEYRSAVDAGDVVKAEKDGVVQEVSADYITTANDDGTYITYRLAKFSRSNQGTSVNQKVIVNEGDRVITGQVLADGPATQNGEMALGKNLLVAFMPWEGHNYEDAIILSQRLVQDDVLSSIHIEEHEVDARDTKLGPEEITRDIPNVSEEVLADLDERGIIRIGAEVIAGDILVGKVTPKGETELTPEERLLRAIFGEKAREVRDTSLKVPHGETGKVIGVRVFDREEGDELPPGVNQLVRVYVAQKRKITDGDKLAGRHGNKGVISKILPIEDMPFLEDGTPVDIILNPLGVPSRMNPGQVLEIHLGWLASRGWDVSGLADEWAQRLQVIGADQVAPRTNVATPVFDGAREDELAGLLQHTIPNRDGERMVLPSGKARLFDGRSGEPFPDPISVGYMYILKLHHLVDDKLHARSTGPYSMITQQPLGGKAQFGGQRFGEMEVWALEAYGAAYALQELLTIKSDDVTGRVKVYEAIVKGENIPEPGIPESFKVLIKEMQSLCLNVEVLSSDGMSIEMRDTDEDVFRAAEELGIDLSRREPSSVEEV, from the coding sequence TTGGCCGCCTCGCGCAATGCCTCGACCGCGAATACGAACAACGGCGCCAGCACCGCCCCGCTGCGCATTTCCTTTGCAAAGATCAAGGAGCCTCTCGAGGTTCCGAACCTGCTCGCGCTGCAGACCGAGAGCTTTGACTGGCTGCTCGGCAACACCGCCTGGCAGAGTCGGGTCGAGGAGGCTCTGGAGAACGGTCAGGACGTCCCCACCAAGTCCGGTCTGGAGGAGATCTTCGAGGAGATCTCCCCGATCGAGGACTTCTCCGGGTCGATGTCCCTGACGTTCCGGGACCACCGCTTCGAGCCGCCGAAGAACTCCATCGACGAGTGCAAGGAGCGCGACTTCACGTACGCCGCCCCGCTCTTCGTCACCGCCGAGTTCACCAACAACGAGACCGGTGAGATCAAGTCCCAGACCGTCTTCATGGGCGATTTCCCGCTCATGACGAACAAGGGCACCTTCGTCATCAACGGCACCGAGCGTGTCGTGGTGTCCCAGCTGGTCCGCTCCCCCGGTGTCTACTTCGACTCCACCATCGACAAGACGTCCGACAAGGACATCTTCTCCGCCAAGATCATCCCGTCCCGGGGTGCCTGGCTGGAGATGGAGATCGACAAGCGCGACATGGTCGGTGTGCGTATCGACCGCAAGCGCAAGCAGTCGGTCACCGTGCTGCTGAAGGCGCTCGGCTGGACGACCGAGCAGATCCTCGAGGAGTTCGGCGAGTACGAGTCCATGCGCGCCACCCTGGAGAAGGACCACACCCAGGGCCAGGACGACGCGCTGCTCGACATCTACCGCAAGCTGCGTCCGGGCGAGCCCCCGACGCGCGAGGCCGCGCAGACGCTCCTTGAGAACCTCTACTTCAACCCGAAGCGCTACGACCTCGCCAAGGTCGGCCGCTACAAGGTGAACAAGAAGCTCGGTGCGGACGAGCCGCTGGACGCCGGCGTGCTCACCACCGACGACGTCATCGCCACCATCAAGTACCTGGTGAAGCTGCACGCCGGTGAGACCGAGACGACCGGCGAGTCCGGCCGTACGATCATGGTCGAGACCGACGACATCGACCACTTCGGCAACCGCCGTATCCGCAGCGTCGGTGAGCTGATCCAGAACCAGGTCCGTACGGGTCTCGCCCGTATGGAGCGTGTCGTGCGCGAGCGCATGACCACGCAGGACGTCGAGGCGATCACGCCGCAGACCCTGATCAACATCCGGCCGGTCGTCGCCTCCATCAAGGAGTTCTTCGGCACCAGCCAGCTGTCCCAGTTCATGGACCAGAACAACCCGCTGTCGGGGCTGACGCACAAGCGTCGTCTGAACGCCCTCGGCCCGGGTGGTCTCTCCCGTGAGCGGGCCGGCTTCGAGGTCCGTGACGTGCACCCCTCGCACTACGGCCGCATGTGCCCGATCGAGACGCCGGAAGGCCCGAACATCGGTCTGATCGGCTCGCTCGCCTCCTACGGCCGGGTCAACGCGTTCGGTTTCATCGAGACGCCGTACCGCAAGGTCGACGAGCACGGTGTGGTCACCGACGAGGTGGACTACCTGACCGCTGACGAAGAGGACCGCTTCGTCATCGCGCAGGCCAACGCGCCGCTGACCGACGAGCTGCGCTTCGCCGAGGCCCGCGTGCTGGTCCGCCGCCGTGGCGGCGAGGTCGACTACGTCGCCCCCGAGGACGTGGACTACATGGACGTCTCGCCGCGCCAGATGGTGTCGGTCGCGACCGCTATGATCCCCTTCCTCGAGCACGACGACGCCAACCGTGCCCTCATGGGCGCGAACATGATGCGCCAGGCCGTGCCGCTGATTAAGTCGGAGGCCCCGCTCGTCGGCACCGGCATGGAGTACCGCTCCGCGGTCGACGCCGGTGACGTGGTCAAGGCCGAGAAGGACGGTGTGGTCCAGGAGGTCTCCGCGGACTACATCACCACCGCCAACGACGACGGCACGTACATCACGTACCGCCTGGCCAAGTTCTCCCGGTCCAACCAGGGCACCTCGGTCAACCAGAAGGTCATCGTCAACGAGGGCGACCGCGTCATCACGGGCCAGGTGCTCGCCGACGGCCCGGCCACCCAGAACGGCGAGATGGCCCTCGGCAAGAACCTGCTCGTGGCGTTCATGCCGTGGGAGGGTCACAACTACGAGGACGCGATCATCCTGTCGCAGCGCCTCGTGCAGGACGACGTCCTCTCCTCGATCCACATCGAGGAGCACGAGGTCGACGCCCGTGACACCAAGCTCGGCCCCGAGGAGATCACCCGGGACATCCCGAACGTCTCCGAAGAGGTCCTCGCCGACCTCGACGAGCGCGGCATCATCCGCATCGGTGCCGAGGTCATCGCCGGCGACATCCTCGTCGGCAAGGTGACCCCCAAGGGTGAGACCGAGCTGACCCCCGAGGAGCGCCTGCTGCGCGCGATCTTCGGTGAGAAGGCCCGTGAGGTCCGTGACACCTCGCTGAAGGTGCCGCACGGCGAGACCGGCAAGGTCATCGGTGTGCGCGTCTTCGACCGCGAGGAGGGCGACGAGCTGCCGCCGGGCGTGAACCAGCTGGTCCGCGTCTACGTCGCGCAGAAGCGCAAGATCACCGACGGTGACAAGCTCGCCGGCCGCCACGGCAACAAGGGTGTCATCTCGAAGATCCTGCCCATCGAGGACATGCCGTTCCTCGAGGACGGAACTCCGGTCGACATCATCCTCAACCCGCTGGGTGTGCCGTCCCGAATGAACCCGGGACAGGTCCTGGAGATCCACCTCGGCTGGCTCGCCAGCCGCGGCTGGGACGTCTCCGGCCTCGCGGACGAGTGGGCCCAGCGCCTGCAGGTCATCGGCGCCGACCAGGTCGCCCCGCGCACCAACGTCGCGACCCCGGTCTTCGACGGTGCCCGCGAGGACGAGCTGGCGGGTCTGCTGCAGCACACCATCCCGAACCGCGACGGCGAGCGCATGGTCCTCCCGTCCGGCAAGGCGCGGCTCTTCGACGGCCGCTCCGGTGAGCCGTTCCCGGACCCGATCTCGGTCGGCTACATGTACATCCTGAAGCTGCACCACCTGGTCGACGACAAGCTGCACGCCCGCTCGACCGGTCCGTACTCGATGATCACCCAGCAGCCGCTGGGTGGTAAGGCGCAGTTCGGTGGCCAGCGCTTCGGTGAGATGGAGGTGTGGGCCCTCGAGGCCTACGGCGCCGCGTACGCCCTGCAGGAGCTGCTGACCATCAAGTCCGACGACGTCACCGGCCGCGTGAAGGTCTACGAGGCCATCGTCAAGGGCGAGAACATCCCCGAGCCCGGCATCCCCGAGTCCTTCAAGGTGCTCATCAAGGAGATGCAGTCGCTCTGCCTGAACGTGGAGGTGCTGTCCAGCGACGGTATGTCCATCGAAATGCGTGACACCGACGAGGACGTCTTCCGCGCTGCGGAGGAGCTCGGTATCGACCTGTCCCGGCGCGAGCCGAGCAGCGTCGAAGAGGTCTGA
- a CDS encoding DNA-directed RNA polymerase subunit beta' gives MLDVNFFDELRIGLATADDIRQWSHGEVKKPETINYRTLKPEKDGLFCEKIFGPTRDWECYCGKYKRVRFKGIICERCGVEVTRAKVRRERMGHIELAAPVTHIWYFKGVPSRLGYLLDLAPKDLEKVIYFAAYMITYVDEERRTRDLPSLEAHVSVERQQIENRRDADLEGRAKKLETDLAELEAEGAKADVRRKVREGAEREMKQLRDRAQREIDRLDEVWNRFKNLKVQDLEGDELLYRELRDRFGTYFDGSMGAAALQKRLESFDLEEEAERLREIIRTGKGQKKTRALKRLKVVSAFLQTSNSPKGMVLDCVPVIPPDLRPMVQLDGGRFATSDLNDLYRRVINRNNRLKRLLDLGAPEIIVNNEKRMLQEAVDALFDNGRRGRPVTGPGNRPLKSLSDMLKGKQGRFRQNLLGKRVDYSARSVIVVGPQLKLHQCGLPKAMALELFKPFVMKRLVDLNHAQNIKSAKRMVERGRTVVYDVLEEVIAEHPVLLNRAPTLHRLGIQAFEPQLVEGKAIQIHPLVCTAFNADFDGDQMAVHLPLSAEAQAEARILMLSSNNILKPADGRPVTMPTQDMVLGLFFLTTDGELRDVKGEGRAFGSTAEAIMAFDAGELALQSAVDIRFPVGTIPPRGWTPPAREEGEPEWQQGDSFRLRTTLGRALFNELLPEDYPFVDYSVGKKQLSEIVNDLAERYPKVIVAATLDNLKAAGFYWATRSGVTVAISDVVVPEAKKEIVRGYEAQDEKVQKQYERGLITKEERTQELIAIWTKATNEVAEAMNENFPKTNPIFMMVDSGARGNMMQMRQIAGMRGLVSNAKNETIPRPIKASFREGLSVLEYFISTHGARKGLADTALRTADSGYLTRRLVDVSQDVIIREEDCGTERGLKLRIASRGADGVLRKADDVETSVYARMLAEDVVIDGKVIAPANVDLGDVLIDQLVHHGIEEVKTRSILTCESHVGTCAMCYGRSLATGKLVDIGEAVGIIAAQSIGEPGTQLTMRTFHTGGVAGDDITQGLPRVVELFEARTPKGVAPISEASGRVRIEETEKTKKIIVTPDDGSDETAFPISKRAKVLVSEGEHVEVGQQLTVGATNPHDVLRILGQRAVQVHLVGEVQKVYNSQGVSIHDKHIEIIIRQMLRRVTIIESGDAELLPGELVERSKFETENRRVVQEGGHPASGRPQLMGITKASLATESWLSAASFQETTRVLTDAAINAKSDSLIGLKENVIIGKLIPAGTGLSRYRNIRVEPTEEAKAAMYSAVGYDDIDYSPFGTGSGQAVPLEDYDYGPYNQ, from the coding sequence GTGCTCGACGTCAACTTCTTCGACGAGCTCCGGATCGGCCTGGCCACCGCTGACGACATCCGTCAGTGGAGCCACGGCGAGGTCAAGAAGCCCGAGACGATCAACTACCGCACCCTGAAGCCCGAAAAGGACGGACTCTTCTGCGAGAAGATCTTCGGTCCGACCCGGGACTGGGAGTGCTACTGCGGCAAGTACAAGCGCGTCCGCTTCAAGGGCATCATCTGCGAGCGCTGTGGCGTCGAGGTCACGCGCGCCAAGGTGCGCCGTGAGCGGATGGGCCACATCGAGCTGGCTGCGCCCGTCACGCACATCTGGTACTTCAAGGGCGTCCCGTCGCGCCTGGGCTACCTGCTCGACCTGGCCCCGAAGGACCTGGAGAAGGTCATCTACTTCGCGGCGTACATGATCACGTACGTCGACGAGGAGCGCCGTACCCGCGACCTGCCCTCCCTGGAGGCGCATGTCTCGGTCGAGCGCCAGCAGATCGAGAACCGCCGCGACGCCGACCTGGAAGGCCGCGCCAAGAAGCTCGAGACCGACCTGGCCGAGCTGGAGGCCGAGGGCGCCAAGGCCGATGTGCGCCGCAAGGTGCGCGAGGGTGCCGAGCGCGAGATGAAGCAGCTGCGCGACCGTGCGCAGCGCGAGATCGACCGCCTCGACGAGGTGTGGAACCGGTTCAAGAACCTCAAGGTCCAGGACCTCGAGGGCGACGAGCTGCTCTACCGCGAGCTGCGTGACCGCTTCGGCACGTACTTCGACGGCTCGATGGGTGCCGCAGCGCTGCAGAAGCGCCTGGAGTCCTTCGACCTCGAGGAGGAGGCCGAGCGTCTCCGCGAGATCATCCGCACCGGCAAGGGCCAGAAGAAGACCCGTGCCCTCAAGCGGCTGAAGGTCGTCTCCGCGTTCCTGCAGACGTCCAACAGCCCCAAGGGCATGGTCCTGGACTGCGTCCCGGTCATCCCGCCGGACCTGCGTCCGATGGTGCAGCTGGACGGTGGCCGCTTCGCGACCTCCGACCTGAACGACCTGTACCGCCGTGTCATCAACCGCAACAACCGCCTGAAGCGCCTTCTCGACCTCGGTGCGCCCGAGATCATCGTGAACAACGAGAAGCGCATGCTCCAGGAGGCCGTGGACGCGCTCTTCGACAACGGCCGTCGTGGTCGCCCGGTCACGGGCCCCGGCAACCGTCCGCTGAAGTCGCTGTCCGACATGCTCAAGGGCAAGCAGGGTCGCTTCCGTCAGAACCTGCTCGGTAAGCGAGTCGACTACTCGGCGCGTTCCGTCATCGTCGTCGGCCCGCAGCTGAAGCTGCACCAGTGCGGTCTGCCGAAGGCCATGGCGCTGGAGCTGTTCAAGCCGTTCGTGATGAAGCGCCTGGTCGACCTGAACCACGCGCAGAACATCAAGTCCGCCAAGCGCATGGTGGAGCGCGGCCGCACCGTCGTGTACGACGTCCTCGAAGAGGTCATCGCCGAGCACCCGGTGCTGCTGAACCGTGCTCCCACCCTGCACCGCCTCGGCATCCAGGCCTTCGAGCCGCAGCTGGTCGAGGGCAAGGCCATCCAGATCCACCCGCTCGTCTGCACCGCGTTCAACGCGGACTTCGACGGTGACCAGATGGCCGTGCACCTGCCGCTGTCCGCGGAGGCGCAGGCCGAGGCCCGCATCCTGATGCTGTCCTCGAACAACATCCTCAAGCCGGCCGACGGCCGTCCGGTGACGATGCCGACCCAGGACATGGTCCTCGGTCTGTTCTTCCTCACCACCGACGGCGAGCTGCGTGACGTCAAGGGCGAGGGCCGCGCGTTCGGCTCCACGGCCGAGGCGATCATGGCGTTCGACGCCGGCGAGCTGGCGCTCCAGTCGGCCGTGGACATCCGCTTCCCGGTGGGCACCATCCCGCCGCGCGGCTGGACCCCGCCGGCGCGCGAGGAGGGCGAGCCCGAGTGGCAGCAGGGTGACTCGTTCCGGCTGCGCACGACCCTGGGCCGCGCGCTCTTCAACGAGCTGCTGCCCGAGGACTACCCGTTCGTCGACTACTCGGTGGGCAAGAAGCAGCTCTCCGAGATCGTCAACGACCTGGCCGAGCGCTACCCGAAGGTCATCGTGGCGGCGACGCTCGACAACCTGAAGGCGGCCGGCTTCTACTGGGCGACCCGTTCCGGTGTCACCGTCGCCATCTCCGACGTCGTCGTTCCCGAGGCGAAGAAGGAGATCGTCCGCGGGTACGAGGCGCAGGACGAGAAGGTCCAGAAGCAGTACGAGCGCGGTCTGATCACCAAGGAAGAGCGCACTCAGGAACTCATCGCGATCTGGACCAAGGCGACCAACGAGGTCGCCGAGGCGATGAACGAGAACTTCCCCAAGACGAACCCCATCTTCATGATGGTTGACTCGGGTGCCCGAGGAAACATGATGCAGATGCGGCAGATCGCCGGTATGCGTGGTCTGGTGTCGAACGCGAAGAACGAGACCATCCCGCGTCCGATCAAGGCGTCCTTCCGTGAGGGCCTGTCCGTGCTGGAGTACTTCATCTCCACGCACGGTGCCCGTAAGGGTCTCGCGGACACCGCCCTTCGTACCGCCGACTCGGGTTACCTCACCCGTCGTCTGGTCGACGTCTCCCAGGACGTCATCATCCGCGAGGAGGACTGCGGCACCGAGCGTGGTCTGAAGCTGCGGATCGCCTCGCGCGGCGCCGACGGCGTGCTGCGCAAGGCGGACGACGTCGAGACCAGCGTCTACGCCCGCATGCTCGCCGAGGACGTCGTCATCGACGGCAAGGTGATCGCGCCGGCCAACGTGGACCTCGGTGACGTGCTCATCGACCAGCTGGTGCACCACGGCATCGAGGAGGTCAAGACCCGCTCGATCCTGACCTGCGAGTCGCACGTCGGCACCTGCGCGATGTGCTACGGCCGTTCGCTCGCGACCGGCAAGCTGGTCGACATCGGTGAGGCGGTCGGCATCATCGCCGCCCAGTCCATCGGTGAGCCCGGTACCCAGCTGACGATGCGTACCTTCCACACCGGTGGTGTGGCCGGTGACGACATCACCCAGGGTCTGCCGCGTGTCGTCGAGCTCTTCGAGGCCCGTACCCCGAAGGGTGTCGCCCCGATCTCCGAGGCGAGCGGCCGTGTCCGCATCGAGGAGACCGAGAAGACCAAGAAGATCATCGTCACCCCGGACGACGGCAGCGACGAGACGGCGTTCCCGATCTCCAAGCGTGCGAAGGTCCTGGTCAGCGAGGGCGAGCACGTCGAGGTGGGCCAGCAGCTCACCGTGGGTGCCACCAACCCGCACGACGTGCTGCGCATCCTGGGTCAGCGCGCCGTCCAGGTCCACCTGGTCGGCGAGGTCCAGAAGGTCTACAACTCGCAGGGTGTGTCGATCCACGACAAGCACATCGAGATCATCATCCGGCAGATGCTCCGCCGCGTGACGATCATCGAGTCCGGCGACGCCGAGCTGCTGCCCGGCGAGCTGGTCGAGCGCTCGAAGTTCGAGACCGAGAACCGTCGTGTGGTCCAGGAGGGTGGTCACCCGGCCTCCGGTCGTCCGCAGCTGATGGGTATCACCAAGGCCTCGCTGGCGACGGAGTCCTGGCTGTCGGCCGCCTCCTTCCAGGAGACGACCCGAGTTCTGACGGACGCGGCGATCAACGCCAAGTCCGACAGCCTCATCGGCCTCAAGGAGAACGTCATCATCGGTAAGCTCATCCCGGCCGGTACGGGCCTGTCCCGCTACCGCAACATCCGGGTCGAGCCGACCGAGGAGGCCAAGGCCGCGATGTACTCGGCCGTCGGCTACGACGACATCGACTACTCGCCGTTCGGCACCGGCTCCGGCCAGGCCGTTCCGCTGGAGGACTACGACTATGGTCCGTACAACCAGTAA